From Chryseobacterium sp. IHB B 17019, one genomic window encodes:
- a CDS encoding aromatic ring-hydroxylating oxygenase subunit alpha, whose product MDAIVIPEHYCSREILDKEIKNVFRKVWSFVCLKNELSNDNDFVTKNIGNISIVVQNIRGEIKAFLNVCSHRHSRIQCEQKGNRPLICPYHGWSYNKEGIPTGIPKKPYFDFQKDDLEKLKLKEIKIEFCGQFVFINSNDDSEDLKEYLGDFYEELEKMSNNMGQEVDVNEMKINANWKILVENTLESYHVALIHTDTFLRLGTQGIDFSFSGSNSVWTTPLAKSEDEGKNSIIHKPFQDREYKIDGYKHYIIFPNLLVSTTYGISFNISLIDPIDENSSLFISRVFITKTNTNVENTPLVEAYNKSLVQFNRDVFSEDKEICEAVQLGVQSSPYSGQLSKEEKRVWHFQNSVMSLLNDKN is encoded by the coding sequence ATGGACGCTATTGTAATACCGGAACATTATTGTTCGCGTGAAATATTAGACAAAGAAATAAAAAATGTTTTTCGTAAAGTTTGGAGTTTTGTTTGTCTGAAAAATGAGCTTAGCAATGATAATGACTTTGTAACTAAGAATATTGGAAATATATCAATAGTTGTTCAAAATATAAGGGGAGAAATAAAGGCTTTCCTTAATGTCTGCTCTCACCGACATTCAAGAATACAGTGTGAGCAAAAAGGGAATAGACCATTAATTTGTCCATACCATGGTTGGAGCTATAATAAAGAGGGAATTCCTACAGGGATTCCTAAAAAACCTTATTTTGATTTTCAAAAAGATGATCTGGAAAAACTTAAGCTGAAAGAAATTAAAATAGAATTTTGTGGCCAATTTGTTTTCATAAATTCTAATGATGATTCTGAAGATTTGAAAGAGTATTTGGGTGACTTTTATGAAGAACTTGAAAAAATGTCAAATAACATGGGTCAGGAAGTTGATGTTAATGAAATGAAAATTAACGCAAATTGGAAAATTTTGGTTGAGAATACTCTTGAAAGCTACCACGTTGCACTTATTCATACCGATACTTTTCTAAGACTGGGTACACAAGGAATAGATTTTTCTTTTTCAGGAAGTAATTCAGTATGGACAACACCATTAGCAAAATCAGAGGACGAAGGAAAAAATAGCATTATTCATAAACCCTTTCAAGATAGAGAATACAAAATAGACGGCTATAAACACTATATTATTTTCCCTAATCTATTAGTATCAACAACTTACGGAATAAGTTTTAATATATCTCTGATAGATCCTATTGATGAAAATTCTTCTCTGTTTATAAGTAGAGTTTTTATCACAAAAACGAATACAAATGTTGAGAATACCCCTTTAGTAGAGGCTTATAATAAAAGCCTTGTTCAGTTCAACCGTGATGTATTTTCGGAGGATAAGGAAATTTGTGAAGCTGTTCAGCTTGGTGTTCAGAGCTCTCCATATTCAGGACAGCTAAGTAAAGAAGAAAAGAGGGTTTGGCACTTCCAGAACTCGGTAATGAGTCTTCTTAATGATAAAAATTAA
- a CDS encoding 3-oxoacyl-ACP synthase III family protein: MHQHFENIQLEAIGSVVPNNAVSNDFFSELLSAKELSFFEKTVGIKNRYWADKNVTASDLGVEAFKVLEDNLIGFDKNCVDVIIFLSQTPDYLIPFTSNILQNKLGLRKDILCIDINAGCAGFIQGLSTAYSLASTLKEGKKVLLIIAETLSKIISIKDRTTSMLFGDGASAMLISKTEISNPTDFNFFSDGENFDSIIIPDGGYRNMTCHKSLEEYTTSEGAIKTRMNLEMNGKKVFDFTLREVAPSINQLIDSSSIERESIDNYLFHQSNLFIIKQITNLLEIDKLKVLTNIEEFGNTSGVSIPLLITGNSEKLSLNGKSLMAGYGSGLNWGNCYIDLSLTKIFKTKYV; encoded by the coding sequence ATGCATCAACATTTTGAAAATATTCAACTCGAAGCAATTGGTTCTGTAGTTCCAAATAATGCTGTCTCCAATGATTTTTTTAGCGAACTTTTGTCAGCTAAAGAGCTAAGTTTTTTTGAAAAAACAGTTGGTATTAAAAATAGATATTGGGCAGATAAAAATGTTACTGCAAGTGATTTGGGAGTAGAGGCGTTTAAAGTTTTGGAAGATAATCTTATAGGTTTTGATAAAAATTGCGTAGATGTCATTATATTTTTGAGCCAAACACCTGATTATTTAATTCCATTTACTTCTAATATTTTACAAAATAAATTGGGATTAAGAAAAGATATCTTATGCATTGACATCAACGCGGGATGTGCAGGCTTCATACAAGGGTTAAGTACTGCATATTCACTGGCATCTACTTTAAAAGAAGGTAAAAAAGTACTTCTAATCATTGCTGAAACTTTGTCAAAAATAATCTCCATAAAGGATAGAACTACCTCTATGCTTTTTGGTGATGGTGCATCTGCAATGCTAATTTCCAAAACAGAAATCTCTAACCCTACAGATTTTAACTTTTTTAGTGATGGTGAAAATTTTGATTCCATTATAATTCCTGACGGGGGATACAGAAACATGACATGTCATAAGAGCTTAGAAGAGTATACAACATCAGAAGGGGCCATAAAAACTAGGATGAACTTAGAAATGAATGGGAAAAAAGTATTTGATTTTACACTTAGAGAAGTTGCTCCTAGTATAAATCAATTAATAGACTCTTCCTCCATTGAAAGAGAATCAATAGACAATTATCTGTTTCACCAGTCAAACCTTTTTATTATTAAGCAGATCACTAATCTTTTAGAAATAGATAAACTAAAAGTATTAACCAATATTGAAGAATTTGGTAATACCAGTGGTGTTTCAATACCACTACTTATTACAGGGAATAGTGAAAAACTCTCACTAAACGGAAAGAGTTTAATGGCCGGATACGGTTCGGGTTTAAATTGGGGGAATTGCTATATAGATTTGTCTTTAACAAAGATTTTCAAAACAAAATATGTATAA
- a CDS encoding acyl carrier protein has product MTKQEFLAELKENLEIESEFNFDTKLQELEEWDSMTAMVLIGYVSENFDTVLTSDDIESFNTVNDIIEKIGLAKFS; this is encoded by the coding sequence ATGACAAAACAAGAATTTTTAGCTGAATTAAAGGAAAATTTAGAAATCGAGTCTGAATTCAATTTCGATACAAAACTACAAGAGCTCGAGGAGTGGGATTCTATGACTGCAATGGTTTTGATAGGTTATGTTTCTGAAAATTTCGATACTGTGCTAACATCTGATGATATAGAATCTTTTAATACTGTAAATGATATCATTGAAAAAATAGGATTGGCCAAATTCTCTTAG
- a CDS encoding 3-oxoacyl-ACP synthase III family protein, with product MGSEILGIEYVFPDKKVTNEDLSSQFPDYDFSKFQKKVGISERYVVEEETALDLAIKACEKLFQRFDKNKIDFILYCSQSPEYFLPSTACILQDRIGLSKNTGAFDFNLGCSGYTYGISIAKSLIESRQCKNVLLVTSETYSRYINEKDMSNKAIFGDAASATLIGDSSESKIFDFLFGTDGSGYKKLIVRNGASKNNYDANAEEKIYGSGNSYTDNNLFMDGPEIFNFTLESIPGFVEEVLEKNKLEKQDIDQFIYHQANAFLLDTLRKRSKIEKDNFFINMHGGNTVSSTIPIALKEYSQTIKNKQKIALIGFGVGLSWSGGIVEINKKL from the coding sequence ATGGGAAGTGAAATTCTTGGTATTGAATATGTTTTTCCTGACAAGAAGGTAACCAATGAAGATCTTTCTTCTCAGTTTCCGGATTATGACTTTAGTAAATTTCAAAAGAAAGTTGGAATTTCAGAAAGATATGTAGTAGAAGAAGAAACAGCGTTAGATTTAGCAATAAAAGCTTGTGAGAAGTTATTTCAAAGATTTGATAAAAACAAGATAGATTTTATCCTTTATTGCAGCCAAAGCCCTGAGTATTTTTTACCATCTACTGCTTGTATCTTACAAGATAGAATTGGTCTGAGCAAAAATACAGGTGCCTTTGACTTTAATTTGGGATGTTCAGGATATACTTATGGTATTAGTATTGCAAAATCTTTAATAGAATCCAGGCAATGTAAAAATGTATTGCTGGTTACATCTGAAACGTATAGCAGATATATCAATGAAAAGGATATGTCAAACAAAGCTATTTTCGGGGATGCCGCATCGGCTACTCTAATTGGAGATAGTTCCGAAAGTAAAATATTTGATTTTTTATTTGGTACAGATGGGTCAGGTTATAAAAAATTAATAGTCAGAAACGGTGCATCCAAAAATAATTATGATGCTAATGCCGAAGAGAAAATATATGGTTCGGGAAACAGCTACACTGATAATAATTTATTTATGGACGGTCCTGAAATTTTTAACTTTACTTTAGAATCTATTCCCGGCTTCGTAGAAGAGGTTTTAGAAAAGAATAAATTAGAGAAACAAGATATAGATCAGTTTATATATCACCAGGCTAACGCCTTTTTATTAGATACATTAAGGAAAAGAAGTAAAATAGAAAAGGATAATTTTTTTATTAATATGCATGGAGGAAATACCGTTTCCAGTACTATTCCGATTGCATTAAAAGAATATTCTCAAACAATTAAAAATAAACAAAAGATTGCTTTGATCGGCTTTGGGGTAGGTTTATCATGGAGTGGTGGCATCGTAGAAATTAATAAGAAACTATAA
- a CDS encoding AAC(3) family N-acetyltransferase, producing MISKETIIKDLKDLGLQEGDCVFLNSDLLRVGYLNKTKKKTLEDWIDIFKEVLGDKGTLVLPSYTATFFIWKKNRNVIFDRNFPTYAGAFPNFLIGKEEAYRSTHPTHSCIAIGFEAKDITSKHTEENLSYSILGEIVKRNGKFLLLGTIDKNNAPQGMHYAQELLGYTKKSPYKYLLQTFYRKKNKVSLFTKKDIGGCSRGGYNLYGELVVNNKINFGKVGNAESALMKAKESTELIKKKLQDKPTITQCDHKDCIDCYGSFYMNGLKIFPFYIKLIFSKIMTNGK from the coding sequence ATGATATCAAAAGAAACTATAATAAAAGATTTAAAAGATTTAGGCCTTCAGGAAGGAGACTGTGTTTTTCTTAATTCAGATTTACTTAGAGTAGGATATCTAAATAAAACCAAGAAAAAAACTCTGGAAGATTGGATTGATATTTTCAAAGAAGTGTTGGGAGATAAAGGAACTCTAGTACTTCCTTCTTATACCGCAACTTTTTTTATTTGGAAGAAAAATAGAAATGTAATATTCGATAGGAATTTTCCAACTTATGCAGGTGCTTTTCCCAACTTTTTGATTGGGAAAGAAGAGGCTTATAGGAGTACACATCCTACACATTCATGTATTGCTATAGGGTTTGAAGCTAAAGATATAACAAGTAAGCATACCGAAGAAAATCTATCATATTCAATTTTAGGTGAAATAGTGAAAAGAAATGGCAAATTTTTATTATTAGGAACAATAGATAAAAACAATGCTCCACAAGGTATGCACTATGCACAAGAACTTTTAGGATACACTAAAAAGTCACCTTATAAGTATCTCTTACAAACTTTTTACAGAAAAAAAAATAAAGTATCTTTGTTTACAAAAAAAGATATTGGAGGTTGTTCTCGTGGAGGTTACAATTTATATGGTGAGTTGGTAGTGAATAATAAAATAAATTTTGGTAAGGTAGGGAATGCTGAATCAGCATTAATGAAAGCAAAAGAATCAACCGAATTAATTAAGAAGAAATTACAGGATAAACCAACTATTACGCAATGTGATCATAAAGACTGTATAGATTGTTATGGAAGTTTCTATATGAATGGTTTAAAAATATTTCCTTTTTATATAAAATTAATTTTCTCAAAAATAATGACAAATGGGAAGTGA
- a CDS encoding lipopolysaccharide biosynthesis protein, with translation MLKKIIDSLASKDENNSFFKNILVLLLGTGMAQALPILFSPVLSRLYGPDAFGQLSLLTSLVTLLSVFSTGRYDLSIVQAKSNYKAKSLLRISNYLNIAFFFLLSIVAILYSLQNFFKLQILESLGKAIFVIPVMVFGYSMISIFNNWYNRSSSYKKMSSLKIIVSITTLGASLLLGFFWKDINGLMYGYFFSLLIVGILLTQKHYTFLFGKRHKNRMKRISKEYIGYPKFLLFATLLSELSLSLPIFLLANYFGDHITGYFAFAYRVTTLPIMMLGNAIGDVYRQKAAEYYREHGECKALFISSVKRLALVGVLPLLILILFSKLLFTFFFGAQWEVSGTISKYFAVMIFFQVISTPLAYTITFNGSQNLDMFLQIFRFVFSFVSIYIGAMQKDYMLAIKLYVIGFSLFYILHSVVQYRAAAGKIKLRR, from the coding sequence ATGCTAAAAAAAATAATTGATTCATTAGCCTCAAAAGACGAAAACAATAGTTTTTTTAAAAATATCCTTGTTCTTTTACTAGGAACGGGAATGGCACAGGCATTACCCATTCTTTTTAGTCCGGTTTTATCAAGACTATATGGGCCTGATGCTTTTGGACAGTTAAGTTTATTAACATCTTTAGTTACATTACTTTCTGTATTTTCAACCGGAAGATATGATTTATCTATTGTTCAGGCAAAAAGTAATTACAAGGCAAAATCATTGTTAAGAATTTCGAATTATCTTAATATAGCTTTCTTTTTTTTATTAAGCATAGTTGCTATTTTATACAGTCTGCAAAACTTTTTTAAACTACAGATACTGGAAAGCTTAGGTAAAGCAATTTTTGTTATTCCAGTCATGGTATTTGGTTATTCTATGATCAGCATTTTTAATAACTGGTATAACAGAAGCAGCAGTTATAAAAAAATGAGTAGTCTGAAAATAATAGTTAGTATCACTACATTAGGAGCTTCACTGTTACTCGGCTTTTTTTGGAAAGATATTAATGGATTAATGTATGGCTATTTCTTTAGCCTACTTATTGTAGGGATATTATTAACACAGAAACATTATACCTTCTTATTTGGAAAAAGGCATAAAAACAGAATGAAGAGGATTTCCAAAGAATATATAGGCTATCCAAAATTTTTACTGTTTGCCACTTTATTGTCTGAATTATCATTATCGTTGCCTATTTTTCTTCTTGCTAATTATTTTGGAGATCATATAACCGGTTATTTTGCTTTTGCATATAGAGTTACTACTTTGCCTATTATGATGTTAGGGAATGCAATTGGTGATGTATACAGGCAAAAAGCAGCCGAATATTATAGGGAACACGGTGAATGTAAAGCACTTTTTATCAGTAGTGTAAAGAGATTAGCTTTAGTTGGTGTTTTACCTTTATTAATTTTAATTTTATTTTCGAAATTACTTTTTACATTTTTCTTTGGTGCACAATGGGAAGTTTCAGGGACAATATCTAAATATTTTGCGGTTATGATTTTTTTTCAGGTAATTTCTACTCCTTTGGCATATACCATCACATTTAATGGAAGCCAAAACTTAGATATGTTTTTACAGATATTTAGATTTGTTTTTTCTTTTGTTTCTATTTATATCGGGGCTATGCAAAAAGATTATATGTTAGCAATAAAGCTATATGTGATAGGTTTTTCGTTATTTTATATTCTACATTCAGTAGTTCAGTATAGAGCAGCAGCAGGCAAAATTAAATTAAGAAGATGA
- a CDS encoding Gfo/Idh/MocA family protein — MSEKIKFAVVGCGHIGKRHAEMITRNEECELVALIDVAEKSSLNIDNYNVPFFKSLDDFLNSGLEVDVINIASPNGFHFEQAYKAIDAGKHVVVEKPMALNKQHAEKLIFQALHKHKQVFAVMQNRYSPPSVWIKEMIESGKLGKIYMVQLNCYWNRDNRYYKPESWHGKKELDGGTLFTQFSHFIDIMYWLFGDITNIQAKFEDFNHKDLTDFEDSGFVNFDFVNGGMGSLNYSTSVWNQNLESSMTIIAENGAVKIGGQYMDKVEACNVKDYVMPELAPTNPGNDYGAYKGSAANHHYIIENVVDVLKGRNSITTNALEGLKVVDIIERIYAKKNN, encoded by the coding sequence ATGTCTGAAAAAATAAAATTTGCGGTTGTCGGGTGTGGCCATATTGGTAAAAGGCATGCTGAAATGATAACCAGAAATGAAGAGTGTGAATTGGTAGCTTTGATTGATGTTGCGGAAAAATCCTCTTTGAATATTGACAATTATAATGTTCCTTTTTTTAAATCATTAGATGATTTTTTAAATTCAGGACTGGAGGTTGATGTTATTAATATAGCATCACCAAACGGTTTTCATTTCGAACAAGCCTATAAAGCGATTGATGCAGGAAAGCACGTAGTTGTTGAAAAACCTATGGCTCTCAATAAGCAGCATGCTGAAAAACTTATTTTTCAGGCACTGCACAAGCATAAACAAGTTTTTGCAGTGATGCAAAATAGATATTCTCCACCTTCTGTTTGGATAAAAGAAATGATTGAGAGTGGAAAACTGGGAAAAATCTATATGGTTCAACTCAATTGTTATTGGAATAGAGATAACAGGTACTATAAGCCAGAATCATGGCACGGGAAAAAAGAACTTGATGGAGGTACGCTTTTTACTCAGTTTTCTCATTTTATTGATATTATGTACTGGCTTTTTGGAGATATTACTAATATTCAGGCAAAATTTGAAGATTTCAATCATAAAGATCTTACAGATTTTGAAGATTCTGGTTTTGTGAATTTTGATTTTGTAAATGGTGGAATGGGTTCTTTAAACTATTCAACATCGGTTTGGAATCAAAATCTTGAAAGTTCTATGACTATCATTGCAGAGAACGGAGCTGTGAAAATTGGTGGTCAGTATATGGATAAAGTGGAAGCTTGCAATGTAAAAGATTATGTAATGCCTGAATTAGCTCCTACAAACCCAGGTAATGATTATGGGGCATATAAAGGATCTGCAGCCAACCATCACTATATTATAGAAAATGTAGTGGATGTATTGAAGGGTAGAAATTCTATTACTACCAATGCTTTGGAGGGACTGAAGGTGGTGGATATAATCGAGAGGATTTATGCTAAAAAAAATAATTGA
- a CDS encoding acyltransferase, with amino-acid sequence MSDFFAHETAVIDPGCEIGAGTKIWHFSHIMPDCILGEKCNIGQNVVISPKVVLGKNVKVQNNVSIYEGVTCDDDVFLGPSMVFTNVINPRSAVNRKNEYLTTHVGQGASIGANATIVCGHNIGKYAFIGAGAVVTKEVPDYALVVGNPARQMGWMSEFGHRLNFDGEGIAVCEESGEKYKLENNKVSKI; translated from the coding sequence ATGTCGGATTTCTTTGCACACGAAACAGCAGTGATTGATCCAGGCTGTGAAATAGGAGCCGGAACTAAAATTTGGCACTTTTCACACATTATGCCGGATTGCATTTTAGGAGAAAAATGTAACATCGGACAAAATGTTGTCATCTCACCTAAAGTTGTTTTAGGAAAAAATGTAAAAGTCCAGAATAATGTTTCGATATATGAAGGGGTAACTTGTGATGATGATGTCTTTCTTGGTCCTTCAATGGTTTTTACCAATGTAATAAACCCAAGAAGTGCTGTTAACAGAAAAAATGAATACCTTACAACTCATGTAGGTCAAGGAGCCTCTATCGGTGCTAATGCTACCATTGTTTGTGGTCATAATATTGGTAAATATGCCTTTATTGGAGCCGGTGCTGTTGTTACGAAAGAAGTACCGGATTATGCATTAGTTGTTGGAAATCCAGCCAGACAAATGGGGTGGATGAGTGAGTTTGGACATCGTCTTAATTTTGATGGAGAAGGTATTGCTGTTTGTGAAGAAAGCGGTGAAAAATATAAATTGGAAAATAATAAAGTTTCAAAAATTTAA
- a CDS encoding DegT/DnrJ/EryC1/StrS family aminotransferase — MKVQMVDLQSQYQKIKKEIDAGIQECIDNTAFINGPAVKEFQQNFEKYLDVKHVIPCANGTDALQIAMMALDLKPGDEVICPAFTYVATAEVIGLLGLKPIMVDVDENTFDIELKDLEKYITSNTKAIVPVHLYGQSADMEKILEFAKKHNLFVIEDNAQAIGSDYTFSDGSVKKTGTIGHIGCTSFFPSKNLGCYGDGGALMTNDDDLAFKIRMIANHGQEKKYYHKVLGCNSRLDTIQAAVLKVKLKNLDNYSAARNRMASYYDENLNDIAEIQIPERAKNSTHVFHQYTLKVKNGKRDQLQKYLAEKNIPSMVYYPLPLYKQEAFEQYVEKDFALPITEKLCSEVISLPIHTEFNQEVSDYVISEIKNFFN, encoded by the coding sequence ATGAAAGTTCAAATGGTTGACTTACAAAGTCAGTACCAAAAAATAAAAAAAGAAATTGATGCCGGAATTCAGGAATGTATTGATAATACTGCCTTTATAAACGGTCCTGCAGTAAAGGAATTTCAACAAAATTTCGAAAAATATTTAGATGTAAAGCATGTCATTCCTTGTGCAAACGGAACTGATGCGTTGCAAATTGCAATGATGGCTCTTGATTTAAAGCCCGGAGATGAGGTTATTTGTCCGGCTTTCACTTATGTTGCTACGGCTGAAGTGATTGGGCTTTTAGGGCTAAAGCCAATCATGGTGGATGTAGACGAAAACACTTTCGATATTGAGCTTAAAGATTTAGAAAAATACATTACCTCAAATACAAAAGCAATAGTCCCGGTACATCTGTACGGACAAAGTGCAGACATGGAAAAAATTCTTGAGTTTGCAAAAAAGCATAATTTGTTCGTCATTGAGGATAACGCTCAGGCAATTGGTTCGGATTATACATTTTCAGACGGAAGTGTAAAGAAAACAGGAACAATCGGGCATATCGGATGTACTTCATTTTTCCCATCAAAAAATCTAGGATGTTATGGTGATGGAGGCGCTTTGATGACCAATGATGATGACTTGGCATTTAAGATTAGAATGATTGCTAATCATGGTCAGGAAAAAAAATATTATCATAAAGTATTGGGATGCAATTCCAGATTAGATACCATTCAGGCTGCGGTTTTGAAAGTTAAATTAAAAAATCTTGACAATTATTCGGCAGCAAGGAACAGGATGGCTTCCTATTATGATGAAAACCTTAATGATATAGCTGAAATTCAGATCCCGGAAAGGGCAAAAAATTCAACTCATGTTTTTCATCAATATACCTTAAAAGTAAAAAACGGGAAAAGAGATCAATTACAAAAATATCTAGCAGAAAAGAATATTCCAAGTATGGTTTATTATCCGCTTCCGTTGTATAAACAGGAAGCTTTTGAGCAATATGTAGAAAAAGATTTTGCATTGCCAATTACTGAAAAACTTTGTTCGGAAGTAATTTCTCTTCCTATCCATACAGAATTCAATCAGGAAGTTTCAGATTATGTTATCTCTGAAATTAAAAACTTTTTTAACTAA
- the lhgO gene encoding L-2-hydroxyglutarate oxidase yields MDYDIIIVGAGLVGLATAYQTKLKNPDSKILVLEKENDVSLHQSGHNSGVIHSGIYYKPGSLKAKNCIEGYNSVINFAKEYGIRYDLCGKIIVATSQEELPLLDNIYKRGVENGLQNLKYLSREEFREIEPHCEGVRAIKVPQTGIIDYQGIAKKIKELFEELGGEVKFNNEVKNIINNQSEIIVTTDSAEFKTKKLISCAGLYSDKITKMTNDKNDVIIIPFRGEYYKIKDERKHLVKHLIYPVPDPNFPFLGVHFTRMIDGNIEAGPNAVLAFKKEGYKFFDFDFNETMQTLTWPGFRKIVAKYGKTGLGEVHRSLSKAAFTKALQKLLPEIQEDDLVTGGSGVRAQACDRNGILIDDFDIVKNGNIIHVRNAPSPAATSCLSIGNKISELIEN; encoded by the coding sequence ATGGACTATGACATCATAATTGTTGGGGCTGGTTTGGTTGGATTAGCTACAGCTTATCAGACAAAGCTTAAAAATCCTGATTCTAAGATCTTAGTTTTAGAAAAAGAAAATGATGTGTCATTACATCAGTCAGGACACAACAGTGGGGTGATTCATAGTGGAATTTATTATAAACCAGGTAGTTTAAAAGCAAAAAACTGTATAGAAGGATACAATTCCGTTATTAATTTTGCCAAAGAATATGGAATCCGATACGATCTTTGCGGAAAAATAATTGTAGCAACCTCGCAGGAAGAGCTGCCACTTTTAGATAATATTTATAAAAGAGGCGTTGAAAATGGACTTCAGAATCTGAAGTATCTTTCGAGAGAGGAGTTTCGTGAAATCGAACCGCACTGTGAAGGGGTAAGAGCCATAAAAGTTCCTCAGACAGGGATTATAGATTATCAGGGAATTGCCAAAAAAATTAAAGAGCTTTTTGAAGAATTAGGTGGAGAGGTTAAATTTAATAATGAAGTAAAAAATATTATTAATAATCAGTCTGAAATTATTGTTACAACTGATTCTGCCGAATTTAAGACAAAGAAATTAATTTCCTGTGCAGGATTATATTCTGATAAGATTACAAAAATGACCAATGATAAGAATGATGTCATTATCATTCCCTTCAGAGGTGAATATTATAAAATTAAGGATGAAAGAAAACATTTGGTGAAGCATCTTATTTACCCTGTTCCAGACCCTAATTTTCCATTTTTGGGAGTACACTTTACAAGAATGATAGACGGGAATATTGAAGCAGGACCTAATGCTGTTCTGGCCTTCAAGAAAGAAGGGTATAAGTTTTTTGACTTTGATTTTAATGAAACAATGCAAACTTTGACATGGCCGGGTTTCAGAAAAATTGTTGCAAAATATGGTAAGACAGGATTGGGGGAAGTTCATCGTTCACTTTCAAAAGCGGCATTTACAAAAGCATTGCAAAAACTTTTACCGGAAATCCAGGAAGATGATCTTGTGACTGGCGGTTCAGGGGTAAGAGCTCAAGCCTGTGATAGAAACGGTATCTTGATTGATGATTTTGATATTGTAAAAAATGGAAATATTATTCATGTAAGAAATGCACCTTCACCTGCTGCTACATCTTGTCTGTCTATAGGAAATAAAATAAGTGAATTGATAGAAAATTAA